TGGGCTAATTTTTAGAATTCAGTTAGAATCTGAGTCAAAAATTTACTGTATTTAGTTACTCGTGAACACTCCTGCAAAAACCTTCCCCACCTGGGTGTTTCTATCTCTCGCCACCAATGTCATTTTAATCTTCGCGATCGCTCTGCTGATTGCCCGACAGCAGGAATTGGCAGCGTTTTTTGGGCTAATCCCTAATCCCACTACAATCAACCCAGAGAGTCAATCCAAAGCTCAAGCCGCCACCTTACCTGTAGTGCCTAAGTTGGGACCGCGTCACCAACTTAGTTACTGGGAATGGGTAGACATTCTCAAACAAGAAGCTAAAGTAGCTGCCAAAAAGAACCTGCAGCATTTGACAATACTAGCAGGAGATTCTCTCAGTCTGTGGTTTCCTTCTGAGTTATTACCCAAAGACAGAAATTGGCTAAATCAGGGGATTTCTGGAGAAAAGACAACAGGATTATTAAAGAGATTAAACTTATTCAACGCCACCAATCCAGAGACAATTTTTGTCATGATTGGGATTAATGACCTGATTCGAGGGGTCAGCGATGAGACAATTTTAGAGAATCAGCAGCAAATCATGCGCTCTTTGCGAAAGAGCCATCCAACAGCGCAAATTGTAGTCCAGTCGATTTTGCCCCATGGAGTCGAACAAGTCACTTGGGAAAGCAAAGAGAAACTGCTCGCAATTCCTAACAGTCGCATTCGCCAATTAAATCAGCAACTAGAAGGCATAGCCAAAAAAGAAGGCGTAAAGTATTTAGATTTATATCCTTTATTTGCTAACAGCCAAGGCAATCTGCGTTCCGAACTCAGTACTGATGGGTTACACCTGAGCCAGAAAGGTTATTTGGTTTGGAGTTCTGCTATACAGTTATATGGTGCAATAGAATTACACAACACGAAGAAAATGGCTCAACAGATACGCTGATAGAACATTTTGTACATCAGCTTTTCAAAATCCTTGTGCCAACCCATCGAATTCACGTCTTTGCAAGGGAAAATAAAAAATGACAATTTAAAATAAAAACAATGGATACCAAAGCTTTTAAACGTTCTCTACAGCATTCAGAAAACTACCATCGTAAAGGGTTTGGTCACCAAGCAGAAGTCGCTACACAGTTAGAGTCGGAGTATCAGAGCCAATTGATTCAGGAAATTCGCAACAGTAACTACACCCTAACTCGTGGAGATGTTACCATTTACCTAGCCCAAGCTTTTGGTTTTTGTTGGGGTGTGGAACGTGCTGTAGCAATGGCTTATGAAACCCGCACCCATTTTCCCACCGAACGCATTTGGATTACGAACGAGATTATTCACAATCCCTCGGTGAATCAACGAATGCGGGAGATGGACGTAGAGTTTATTCCTGTAGAAGGAAGCAAAAAAGACTTTTCTGTTGTGGGTTCTGGAGATGTCGTCATCCTACCCGCTTTTGGGGCAAGCGTCCAAGAGATGCAAATCCTGAACGACAAGGGTTGCAAAATAGTCGATACAACTTGTCCTTGGGTGTCTAAAGTGTGGAATACTGTTGAAAAGCACAAAAAAGGCGAACACACTTCTATCATTCACGGTAAATACAAGCACGAAGAAACAGTTGCAACTAGTTCTTTTGCTGGTAAATATCTCATAGTACTGAATATGGGGGAAGCTGAGTATGTAGCTGACTATATTCTCAACGGTGGCAACCGCGAGGAATTTCTAGCAAAATTTAGTAAAGCTTGTTCTTCGGGTTTTGACCCCGATAAAGATTTAGAACGGGTGGGGATTGCGAATCAAACCACCATGCTCAAAAGCGAAACCGAGCAAATTGGAAAACTGTTTGAGCATACTATGATGAAAAAGTATGGACCTGCTGAGTTAAATCGGCACTTCCAAAGCTTCAACACAATTTGTGATGCTACTCAAGAACGTCAAGATGCCATGTTGGAGTTAGTGGAACAAAAACTGGATTTAATGATAGTGATTGGTGGGTTTAATTCATCAAATACCACACAATTGCAACAAATAGCAGATCAACGGGGAGTTGTTTCGTATCATATTGACAGTGTCGCACGGCTTTTATCGGGCAACAAAATTGAACATAGAGAACTCAATGGGCAAATAGCGATCGCAGAAAATTGGTTACCAGACGGGAAAATAGTAGTAGGAATCACCTCTGGTGCCTCTACACCGGATAAGGTGGTAGAAGACGCGATCGAAAAGATTTTTGAATTTAAGGCGACAGCCGTTGTTGCGTAATTGAGAATTGGGCATTGGGAATTGGGAATTGAGTGATAAGTTAGGATAAACTTCTTTGTCTACCTTGTCCCCCTTGTCCCCCTTGTCCTCCTTGTCCTCCTTGTCCTCCACTCCCCACTCCCTACTCCCTATAAATAAAAAACCCGGTGGTGTACGAATACCGGGTTTTGTAGTTGTTGAACTTGTTTTGGTTGACCTACTAAACATAAGGTAGATCGAAAATTAGTCTTGTGGATTCTTTATAGAAGAACTTTGCTAAAAATTTAACTGAGGTTCATTCAAATGTATACTATTATGAAAAAAATGTTAATTACAGGAGTGAGTGGCTTTTTAGGTTGGCACCTTTGCCAGTTAGCTAAACAAGAATGTGTTGTATACGGAACCTACTTTTCCCACTTTGTAGAAATCCCTGGTATAACCACCTTAAAAGTTAACTTGACAGATTTTCAGGAGCTAAAGCAAGTTTTTAGCGATATCAAACCAACAGCAGTGATTCATACTGCAGCACAATCCCAACCCAATTTTTGCCAAACGCATCCTCATGAATCCTATGCAATTAACGTAGAAGCCTCATGCAATATTTCCGGGCTTTGTGCAGATGCTTCAATTCCTTGTGTTTTTACCTCAACAGATCTAGTTTTTGATGGTTTAAATGCTCCGTATCGAGAAACAGATCCAGTTTCTCCCGTCAATCTTTATGGAGAACATAAAGTTATGGCAGAAAAAGGTATGTTAGAACGTTATCCTAGGACAGCTATTTGCCGAATGCCATTAATGTTTGGGATGGCAACACCCACCGCCACAAGTTTTATACAGCCCTTTATTCAAACTCTCAAAGAAGGAAAAGATTTAAATTTATTTATAGATGAATTTCGGACTCCAGTGAGTGCAAGAACTGCAGCAAAAGGATTATTGCTAGCATTAGATAAAGTACAGGGATGTATTCATTTAGGAGGAAAAGAGCGGATTTCGCGATATGATTTTGGTCTATTGATGGCGGAGGTGTTTCAACTTTCAAGCAGTCATATTAAAGCTAGCCGACAGCAAGACGTGAAAATGGCAGCCCCTAGACCTTCTGATGTTTCTTTGGATAGTTCCAAAGCTTTTGCGTTGGGGTATCAACCTTTATCTTTACGAGAAGAATTAGCTATAGGGTAGCCATCATCCCAATGTTAGCAAGCGGTTGGGCATATCAACTAATAATCGTCGTGTTGTTAACCATTGACGCCCAAGTAAAACTTCGGATAAACCTTTACCAACGTGAACGGGAATATCATATTCTTGACCGTCTATTTTTATTTTACCTGCGTAAATATCAAACTTAAAATTCCCCCGTGCGGTTTGCATCGTTTGTCGGTCAACATAAACCCAACCAAACCCATCTATATCTTGCTTGTCCATCGCTAGCCAGTACGAGAAGCCGGTGTCGAATAAAACTTCAATTTGTAGCTCTAATCCCTGGCTATCAATCAGTGCTATCTCAATAAACAATGCATCCTCATCACCAAATTGACCTTCAAGTGTCATATCGTGCCGCAAACCCCTGTTTCATTAATTCGGAAAGTGTGGTGTATCTTGCCTGGATGTTTCTCCCGACATTTATGCCAAGCAGTTTCCAAATCTTTATCAATAAAATAGTCTCCACTATCAGGTTCAACAGTAACATACCAGTTGTAATGAGTCTCAATCAATTCCGATTTGACTTTATCAAAAATAGGTTTACAACGTTGATAAAATTCCTCCTGCTCCGCTTCCCATGCGGCAAATTGTTCTTCTGTCCACTGGATTTCGGGGAAAATGCGTCCTCGACGTGCGGTACGAATTATTTTGGTTTCAGTCATGGCTAGCTATAAAAATCCCAACACTTCTATTTTCTCTTATATATACCAATTGTAATTCAATTGAATTGGCATCTAGACAAGATGTATAATTGAAACTTAAGACAAAGTACAGAGGCGATCGCTATCATTATTCCTTAAATTTTTAAAAAAGTTTGGTGAGACTGTTTTGAAGTGAATTTTTATCTGGATAATTAACGTCAATACTTTCCGATAAATCAAGGTTGGAACTTGCAGCAGGAATTCACAAAAATGTAGGGTTTAATGTTACTATTAAAATCAACCAACTGGTAAAAAATTTAAGGTGAATTCAACGTTTTGCTTAAAGAGTTCTCGTAACGTATTTATCAACCATCAACACAAGGATTTTATCCATGAAAATTAAAGGAATCAAACGCGGTCAAATTATTGAACTTTTAGAACCAGTTGAGAATTTTCCAGATGGAGTAGAAATTGTCGTTGATTTAGAACCTCCCACTGAAAATAATAATACGAAAACTAAAAAAATACTAACACAGGAGGAGAGATTGGCAAGACTTAATCAATTATTTGGAGTTTGGAAAGACCAGCCTGAGTTAATAGAAATTTTTGCTGAAATTGACAAAGAACGCCATGCTTCTAGAGGAAGAAGTATGGACTCGATAGATACTCAAGATCATAGCTAATGTATCTACTAGACACTAATATCTGTATTGCACTGCTTAATGAGAATATAAAAGTAGTCTCCACATTCAATCGCTTTTTCAGTCAATGCTATCTTTCTACAATCGTCCTTTCAGAGCTTTATAAAGGGATTTACTGCTCTCAACAGGTTAAAAAAAACCTAGAAAGTCTTGTAGAACTGACTGAGTTACTACCTGTTGAGCCATTTGATTTAAATGCTGCTATGGAATTTGGTAAGATTCAGCGTACACTGAGACAGATTGGTAAACCCACAGGAGAAATAGATGCACTCATTGCAGCTGTTGCTCGTTCTCGTCAAGACATTCTCGTCACTAACAATATTAAAGACTTTGAAAATATACCTAACTTACAATTAGAAAACTGGTTATAGACTTGAAAAAACACTAAAGATACAAGATTGTTCGCAATCCTTCATCTACTTCTTCCTGTAAATGTGTTGGTAGTGCTCCAACACGTTCTACCAAAAACGTTTTATCAACAGTAAAAATTTGAGACACATTAGCTACAGAATCTTTGGGTAAACCTGTAGCTTCACACGGTAAAAACACATTCCCCGGAGCATCACTCAACCGAATGTTAGAAGTAATAATTACAACAATAATAGTTCTGATATGACTTTGAGTAAAAGTATCATCTTGAATAACTAAAACCGGACGACGATACCCAGGCTCCGAACCGACTGGATCGGGCAAATTTGCCCACCAAATTTCTCCGCGATACATTACCAATCCTCACATGGCAGTGACATAAATTGCATTTTTGCCAGAACTGGATCTAGTTCAGAGGACTCTTCAGAATAAACCTGATTTAATTTATTCAAAGTTTGATTGCGGTTGTATTTCCGTAAATATGCTATTAATGCTTTGGTATAAAGTTCACTACGTGATAACCCTAACTGTCCAGCCAGAGCTTCTGCCTCTTCAAACACTGAATCTGGAAGTGAAATTGCAGTTTTCATAGCTAGTCTCTTACTTGGTTACTACACATCCAGTTATACCATGACGGCAAGGAAAGCTACACCAATCTTGACTTCAACTATCTCGCGATCGTAGAGCGCTGGGGTGATGGTAAGGAAGGGCGTATAGATTGGCAATCCTATTTGATTTTTGAAAATGTTATGCTTGTTTAAAAAGGATTTGAGTTGCAAGATGAATGCTCATAAAGTAGAAGCCGTTTTAACTGAAAATGGAACTCTGATGCTGCAGGGGTTACCTTTTCACGCAGGGGATGCTGTAGAGGTAATCATTCTTGAAGCTAAAACCCCACAGCAGAATGTGACACCATCTAGTCAACAAGAAAAAAATCTTTATCCGATGCGTGGGAAAGTAGTCCGTTATGATGACCCAACAGAACCCGTTGCTTTGGAAGATTGGGAAGTTTTGCAATGATTGTACTTGACACGCATATTTGGGTTTGGTGGGTTGACGGTAACAAACGATTAACTGAAAAACATCAAGAAGATATAGAAGAATATCAATCTCAGGGTTTGGGAGTAAGTATTGTTTCTTGTTGGGAAGTTGCCAAGTTAGTAGAAAAAAATCGACTGTTTTTTTCTTGTTCAGTTAGTGAATGGCTAGAAGGGGCTTTGTCTTATCCTGGAGTAAAACTGTTAAATTTGACGCTACCAATAGTAGTCGATTCAACCCAACTAAGTGGGTTTCATAGCGACCCTTTTGACCAAATTATTGTAGCTACAGCTAGAAATTATGGGTGTCCTTTGTTAACTGTTGACACAAAAATCCTTAACTATTCTGGCGTGAAAACGCTTTTATAGATACTCCTACCTAAAAACGTTTTATCAACAGTAAAAATTTAAGATACATTAACTACAAAATCTTTAGTGTAAATCATGGGATATTTTTCAAGTAGAAGACTTTATCAGTCATTTTGACACTCTCGACTCATCACCAATTTCCCATCCCAGAGTCGATAAACTCCTTGTGGTTCAATGATAGGGTCGCCTTTTTTCCAATGAAATGATGTATTTTCATTTGTAATATTGCGGACATCACCTGTAGAATAATTTGACATTGATGCGTCACTAGGACGATTGGGTAAACCACCTGTACCTGTAATAATGAAGCTGCTTTGTTGTTTTTCCTGACTGCGGACTATACAACTATTGGCGAGAAGTGCGTTGGTATCAATCAAGTTCTGAGAGAGTTCAGTGAGGCTGTTTTGAAGCGAACTGTTATCCGGAGAATTCACATCAACACTTCCCGATAAGCCGACTCCAGAAGTTGCGGTAATATAGTTAGAAACATCGCTGAGCTTATTACCAACAAAGACACCTTGGGCGTTGATTCTGACTCGACCACCGCGAAAATTATCAGAGTTAGCGCTGATGCGGCTATTCTCTGGAGCGATTAAGAATTTTGTATTGATGTTGATGTTACCACCAATGACATTTTCGCCACTAGCGTTGGTGGTGATACTGCTGTTGCGACGGAGAGTTAAATTTTGGGTGTTGAGGTTGATGGTTGCTTGTTCTCGATTGGGATCTTTGTTAGGACTGCGGGTGTTGGCGTTGAGGGAGGCTTGATTGTCCAAGCGGATGGTGTCAGCGTTGATGGTCATAATACCAGCATTACCTGTTCCGCGACTATTGACAAATACTCCAGCGCGATCGCGTACAAATAGCTGACGGGTGTTAATAGTCAAATCTCCTGCATTACCAGTAGAACCCTGTTCAGTTGCAGTAAACAAGCCACTAGGATCGATATCGTTAACAGTCTTACCAATCAGTTGAACGTGATTGGCATTGACAGTTAAATTTCCTCCTTTACCCCTACCAAATGTGCCAGTACTAACCTGTGCCCCCATTACCAGCAAATCTTGAGTATTAATCGTAAAGTTTCCTCCATCCCCAGTTGAGCCAGGTTGAGCAGAACTGAACAAGCCACTGGGAAGACGATCATCAGCAGATCCACTGATCGCTTTCATGCTATTTGACGCATTAACAGTCAGGTTGCCTCCTTTACCCCTACCCAATGTGCCAGTACCAACTTGTGCTCCATCTCGTACAAGCAGATCTCGGGTATTAATCGTCAAGTCTCCCCCATCTCCACTTAAGCGACCTCGAACATCGGCAAACAAACCACTGGAAAAACGACCATCAGCAGACGTACCAATCAGTTGGACGCTATTTAAAGCATTAACAGTTAAATTCCCGCCTTGACCCCTACCAAATACGCTAGCACTAACTTGTGCTCCATCACGCACGAGTAAATCTTGAGTATTAATTGTTAAATTTCCCGCATTTGCAGTTGAACTGGGTTGAGCAGTAGCCAACAAAGCACTGGGAAAATCACCATCAGTAGATGTACCAATTAGTTGGACGCTATTTGAGGCGTTAACATTTAAATTACCTCCTGTGCCTCTACCAAAAGTATAAGCAGTAATGCGTGCGCCATCACGTACAGACAAATCTTTAGTGGTAATCGTCAAGTCTCCTGCATCCCCAGTTGAGCCTCGACTAGCAGGAGTTCCCAAGCCACTGGCAACACTACCATCTGCAGACGTACCAATCAACTGCACATTATTTGAAGCATTGACAATTAAATTACCTCCTTTGCCTGCACCAAACGTACCAGCAGTAACTCTTGCTCCATTTTGTACAAGCAAATTCTGAACTTTAATAGTCAAATCACCTCCTTTACTGGCACCAAAAGTGCTAGCGCTAACCTCTGCTCCATCGTCTACGAGTAACTCTTTTGTAGTAATTGTTAAATTTCCTGCTTCTCCGGTTGCAGCATCTCCTATTGAGTCTAGAGTAGCTTCGGCAAATAAACCACTGCTAAAACTACCATCAGCAGACGTACCAATCAGTTGTACGCTATTGGAGGCATTAACTGTTAAGTTTCCTCCTTTACCTGTACTAAATGTGCTAACAATGACCTCTGCCCCATCGCGCACAAGTAAATCTTTAGTAGTGATTATCAAATTTCCTGCATCGCCCGTTGAGCCTTGGTTAGCAGAAGCAAACAATCCACTGCTAAAACTATCATCAGCAGACCTACCAACGACTTGCACGCGACCAATTGCATTGACAGACAAATTACCTCCTTTACCTGCACCTAAGGTACTAGAACTAATCTCTGCCCCATCGCGCACAAGTAAATCTTGAGTATTAATCGTTAAATTTCCCACATCACCAGTTGAACCTCTGCCAGCAAAAGTAGACAAGCTACTGCGACCATTAATAGACGTACCAATAAGTTGCACGCTATTTGAGGCATTAATTGTTAAATTACCTCCCTTACCCGCAGCGAATGT
This genomic interval from Scytonema hofmannii PCC 7110 contains the following:
- a CDS encoding SGNH/GDSL hydrolase family protein, translated to MNTPAKTFPTWVFLSLATNVILIFAIALLIARQQELAAFFGLIPNPTTINPESQSKAQAATLPVVPKLGPRHQLSYWEWVDILKQEAKVAAKKNLQHLTILAGDSLSLWFPSELLPKDRNWLNQGISGEKTTGLLKRLNLFNATNPETIFVMIGINDLIRGVSDETILENQQQIMRSLRKSHPTAQIVVQSILPHGVEQVTWESKEKLLAIPNSRIRQLNQQLEGIAKKEGVKYLDLYPLFANSQGNLRSELSTDGLHLSQKGYLVWSSAIQLYGAIELHNTKKMAQQIR
- a CDS encoding 4-hydroxy-3-methylbut-2-enyl diphosphate reductase, producing MDTKAFKRSLQHSENYHRKGFGHQAEVATQLESEYQSQLIQEIRNSNYTLTRGDVTIYLAQAFGFCWGVERAVAMAYETRTHFPTERIWITNEIIHNPSVNQRMREMDVEFIPVEGSKKDFSVVGSGDVVILPAFGASVQEMQILNDKGCKIVDTTCPWVSKVWNTVEKHKKGEHTSIIHGKYKHEETVATSSFAGKYLIVLNMGEAEYVADYILNGGNREEFLAKFSKACSSGFDPDKDLERVGIANQTTMLKSETEQIGKLFEHTMMKKYGPAELNRHFQSFNTICDATQERQDAMLELVEQKLDLMIVIGGFNSSNTTQLQQIADQRGVVSYHIDSVARLLSGNKIEHRELNGQIAIAENWLPDGKIVVGITSGASTPDKVVEDAIEKIFEFKATAVVA
- a CDS encoding SDR family oxidoreductase, giving the protein MKKMLITGVSGFLGWHLCQLAKQECVVYGTYFSHFVEIPGITTLKVNLTDFQELKQVFSDIKPTAVIHTAAQSQPNFCQTHPHESYAINVEASCNISGLCADASIPCVFTSTDLVFDGLNAPYRETDPVSPVNLYGEHKVMAEKGMLERYPRTAICRMPLMFGMATPTATSFIQPFIQTLKEGKDLNLFIDEFRTPVSARTAAKGLLLALDKVQGCIHLGGKERISRYDFGLLMAEVFQLSSSHIKASRQQDVKMAAPRPSDVSLDSSKAFALGYQPLSLREELAIG
- a CDS encoding type II toxin-antitoxin system VapC family toxin, giving the protein MYLLDTNICIALLNENIKVVSTFNRFFSQCYLSTIVLSELYKGIYCSQQVKKNLESLVELTELLPVEPFDLNAAMEFGKIQRTLRQIGKPTGEIDALIAAVARSRQDILVTNNIKDFENIPNLQLENWL
- a CDS encoding type II toxin-antitoxin system PemK/MazF family toxin; translation: MYRGEIWWANLPDPVGSEPGYRRPVLVIQDDTFTQSHIRTIIVVIITSNIRLSDAPGNVFLPCEATGLPKDSVANVSQIFTVDKTFLVERVGALPTHLQEEVDEGLRTILYL
- a CDS encoding type II toxin-antitoxin system VapC family toxin, with the translated sequence MIVLDTHIWVWWVDGNKRLTEKHQEDIEEYQSQGLGVSIVSCWEVAKLVEKNRLFFSCSVSEWLEGALSYPGVKLLNLTLPIVVDSTQLSGFHSDPFDQIIVATARNYGCPLLTVDTKILNYSGVKTLL
- a CDS encoding filamentous hemagglutinin N-terminal domain-containing protein, whose translation is MKTKRCLGCWHLGFLGFLTTVWLNSFADRALPQNTPSNIQADDTLGAESSQIIQNFQGQPLEVITGGATRSINLFHSFREFNISEGREAYFSSPNTDIQNILARVTGRNRSEILGRLGTFGESKANLFLINPNGILFGKNASLDVDGSFAATTANAIQFGETGNFSATNPEVPQLLAINPSAFLFSQINKTASIQNNAIAPTGKDPAGFDAVGLRVPDGKSLLLLGGNVSMDGGQLNALGGRVELGGLAESGNINLVLDGDNLRLGFIENVTRADVSLTNQAAIYVEGTDGGHITVNARNVEILAGSLLSAGIGQGLGTPETKAGDITLNATEQVKVEQGSQIRNDVFPNATRRGGDLTITTKELFVRDGAKVGTNTFAAGKGGNLTINASNSVQLIGTSINGRSSLSTFAGRGSTGDVGNLTINTQDLLVRDGAEISSSTLGAGKGGNLSVNAIGRVQVVGRSADDSFSSGLFASANQGSTGDAGNLIITTKDLLVRDGAEVIVSTFSTGKGGNLTVNASNSVQLIGTSADGSFSSGLFAEATLDSIGDAATGEAGNLTITTKELLVDDGAEVSASTFGASKGGDLTIKVQNLLVQNGARVTAGTFGAGKGGNLIVNASNNVQLIGTSADGSVASGLGTPASRGSTGDAGDLTITTKDLSVRDGARITAYTFGRGTGGNLNVNASNSVQLIGTSTDGDFPSALLATAQPSSTANAGNLTINTQDLLVRDGAQVSASVFGRGQGGNLTVNALNSVQLIGTSADGRFSSGLFADVRGRLSGDGGDLTINTRDLLVRDGAQVGTGTLGRGKGGNLTVNASNSMKAISGSADDRLPSGLFSSAQPGSTGDGGNFTINTQDLLVMGAQVSTGTFGRGKGGNLTVNANHVQLIGKTVNDIDPSGLFTATEQGSTGNAGDLTINTRQLFVRDRAGVFVNSRGTGNAGIMTINADTIRLDNQASLNANTRSPNKDPNREQATINLNTQNLTLRRNSSITTNASGENVIGGNININTKFLIAPENSRISANSDNFRGGRVRINAQGVFVGNKLSDVSNYITATSGVGLSGSVDVNSPDNSSLQNSLTELSQNLIDTNALLANSCIVRSQEKQQSSFIITGTGGLPNRPSDASMSNYSTGDVRNITNENTSFHWKKGDPIIEPQGVYRLWDGKLVMSRECQND